The DNA window ATCTAAAAAAATAGGCAGTGTGCATCTAAGCAAGCAGTAGAATTTGATGCTTAAGTTTTGCTTACATGAATACACAAAGGCATAGTTAGAATACTAATACTAAATAGTGCTGCTCGTAATCGTCATTTCCTGCCACTACAATCTGTGTCCTTCCCAGCTGCAGTGTTAACTTGTCGGTTGAGATAGGCTTCATAGATCTCCACGACGAGCCTTGGGTCCTTCTCAACAAGCTCCTTATATTCTTCCCGATCCGCTAGTGTGGACATATTGTCCATGAGCACAGAAAGGGAGGCCTCCAGCAGCTGCTTTGCACTGTGGCGATGCGCAAAGGCGTAGTGGGAAATGGCATTTTCGTTGTTCACTTTGGATGTTATGAACTTCTCACAGTAGGTCTTCAGATGCTTTACTTCATACTTCTCAGCCAACACCAAGAGATCAGATGCCATTTGCTCATCTAGAAGAGCTTCTGCTGTGTACATGTAATGGACAAAGGCACGAAGGACGTCATAGGAGACATCATAGATTTTGATGATGCCACTCCTGCTCTCTTCCATCTCATTCTCAAGCATTGCTCTGAAAACAGGAGATCTGCTCGCCTGTTTGAAAGGAAAAGGTCAGTTTAATGTACAAGGCAATTCTAATGCAACAAAAATTGCAACCAATCCTGAGAGGTACAGTTAACACAAAAATGAGGAATATTTTGAGCAAAACCATCTAAACAGCAAAACCAACTAAACACTGTTGAGGTGAAGCTCAAGCAACTGGAGAAATTAGAAGAATGTGCGAAAAGGCAAAGTTGCCCAGCTGAAATTTGCTTAGCTACCTATGCATATGGCTAGAATATGCAAGGCATATGGAAATGTAAAGAGTC is part of the Panicum hallii strain FIL2 chromosome 2, PHallii_v3.1, whole genome shotgun sequence genome and encodes:
- the LOC112881558 gene encoding BTB/POZ domain-containing protein At4g08455, coding for MWCQSCKEEYEEEDAGTCKECYEEASETEEELKREIDDLRSRLLFLRLPSPTLDAASAPHSDLLLHAIPSCSSSGAGGDGDAARTPDTPAVPAHRVILASRSPVFRAMLENEMEESRSGIIKIYDVSYDVLRAFVHYMYTAEALLDEQMASDLLVLAEKYEVKHLKTYCEKFITSKVNNENAISHYAFAHRHSAKQLLEASLSVLMDNMSTLADREEYKELVEKDPRLVVEIYEAYLNRQVNTAAGKDTDCSGRK